GGCAATCAAATGGTCCCTCTTGACCAAGTGACCAGTCAGGTCTTTGACACAACAGCTTCAACCTTGAGCCGGTATGATCGGTCCGGTCAAATTGAATTATCGGCCAATGTCGTGGGCATGCCTACAGGAGACTTCTTGAATACTTATTTGGCTAAATTGAAGCAGGAAGCTCCACAGGGGATAATAATCGAAGAAGGCGGCATGAATGCAGAAATGCAGGAAGGGTTCACCGGATTGCTGATTGCCCTGGGGATGGGTATTCTTTTTATCTTCCTGATTATGGCTGCTCAGTTTGAAAGCTTTATAGACCCGGTAGCTATTATGGCTTCTCTTCCTTTAGCCTTGATCGGGGCGATAGCCGGTCTGTTTGTCGCCGGCAGTAAGATGAACTTTATGGCTTTGATCGGCATTATTCTTCTGATGGGCCTGGTTGCCAAAAATGCCATCCTACTTATTGATTTTGCTAAACAAAGGTTAAGAGAAGGTGTGGAGGTAAACAAAGCCCTGATTGAGGCCGGTTTGGTGCGCTTCCGGCCAATACTCATGACCACGCTTGCCATGATCTTTGGAA
This genomic interval from Desulfoscipio sp. XC116 contains the following:
- a CDS encoding efflux RND transporter permease subunit, with translation MISHYDSSKDKVDVRISLEDEQRTNLDSLSGVYVPGSGNQMVPLDQVTSQVFDTTASTLSRYDRSGQIELSANVVGMPTGDFLNTYLAKLKQEAPQGIIIEEGGMNAEMQEGFTGLLIALGMGILFIFLIMAAQFESFIDPVAIMASLPLALIGAIAGLFVAGSKMNFMALIGIILLMGLVAKNAILLIDFAKQRLREGVEVNKALIEAGLVRFRPILMTTLAMIFGMIPVAAANGAGTEIRAPMAYAVIGGLITSTLLTLVIVPIVYTLLYDFKRLFERKKFLVQTGEEVKQ